The genomic region GGGAAAAAACCGGGAGCACACTCTCAGTTACGCATTCTAGGGAAGAGGAAGAGAAAAGGACATCCCGCCGGGGCACCGGCGGGATGGACATGATCGAAGAAGTCTCTGAGAGGATACCTCCAGGAGATACATTCTCAGAGGCACAACCTTAGTTGTAGATTTCACTCCGGAAATCCAGCACCTCATATCGATCTTTCAGACCCTTGAGCCAGTCCTCGAACCAGGCCTGCTGTGCCTGAGCCAGAAGGGTCTCTGTGATCTCTTTCTGATCTTCCTCAAGTCCGGCGATGTCAGCCTTCTTGTGAGCGGTCTTTTCAAGAACCCAGAAGCCCTGGGGAGTCTCAATCACCCCGCTAATGGCATTGACCGGCATCATGTAGGCTGCCAGATGGAAGGAAGTCTGCGAGCCGACTCCCGGCAGGTAGTCCTTGTATCCGAACTCCTTTTCCTGCAGTTCAAAGCCCTGTTCCCCGGCTGCTAATTTCAGCTTGCTTCCGTCTTCAATCATCCCTGCGATTTTTTCCACGCGACTGCGAGCCCGTGATTTCTTTTGATCGTCTTCCCAGGCGCGGAGTACTCGGGCGCGGGAATCCTCCAAGCTGCTTGTCTGCTCGGGGAGAACTTCCAGAAGCTGAATGACAAAGTCCGCATCGCGCGCCCGGAAGCGGCGGCTGACTTCTCCTTCTTCCATCCTGGCGGCAACGGCACTGATGGCGAAAGCACGACCGAGACCTTCGACATTGTCCAAAGAGCCAAAGGGCGAGGGTTGTTGTACTTCCAGCCCCAGACTGGTCCCCGCATCAAGCAGGCTCTCCATTTCGATTGCGCGAGTCTGGAGGGTGTCGGCAAGGGATGCAACGGAGTCGAGGGTTGCGTAACTGGGTTCCACTTTCATCAGGATGTGGCTGGCCTGGATTTCCTCCTCGCCCGTCTCATTCTTGCGACTGCCCATTCGACGAATCAGATGGAAACCGAAGTCACTGAGAACCGGCTCGCTGGTATCACCGTCTTCCAGAGCAAAAACCGCTTCATCAAACTCGGGAACCATGCGCCCCCGGGAGAACCAACTCAGATCGCCACCGTTTTCTGCCGTGCCGCTGTCATCGGAGTAGTCACGGGCAAGAGAGGCAAACTCAGCACCGGCCTCCAGTTCCTCCATCAGGAAATCCATCCTTCCGCGGACATAGGCGATATCCTCTTCACTGGCTTCCCGCCCGAAGCGAACAAACTGGATCTGGTAGCGTTCGGGGTCGGTGAAATCCTCCGGGTGAGAATCCAGATAGGACTGGAGTTGCTCATCCCCGGGGTCCTCGTCTTCCAAGTCCTGATCTCTCCAGGCCATGCCGGTGAAGATCCCCTCGATCTTGTCATTGCGGAGGGAAAACTCCTGGGCCACCTCACCCATGCTGATATGCATCTGGCTGCTGAAAATCTGCTGAAGCCGACTGAAGGGAAGGTTCTTGCGAACGGCATCTTCAATAGGAACCCAGTTGATTCTCGGATCCGTGAGAGCCTGTCGGTAGATCTCTTCATTGAACTGACCATTCTCGTCCTGGAACTGCTGCCGCAGGAATTCGGGAGGGTCATTGATGAGGACATTGGCGATTTCCTCTTCCGTGGGATGAAGACCGAGTCGGTCCACTTCCAGTTGGAAGAGAGATTCATTGACCATCTGATCAAAAACCTGATCGAGAATCCTCAGGCGTTCGTCTTCCGTGATGGCCTGTCCGGGAGGGCGCTGGGAGGCCGCGTCGCTGATCGACTGGCGGTAGCGCTGGTCAAATTCCCGCAGCTGAATTGGCGATTCTCCCACCATGGCAACAAATCGTTGTCCCTGGGGGGCAGCGCCCTGACTACAGTCCATTCCCTGGAAATCAGCACCCCAGACAAAGACCATCGTTGCCACAAAGGAGATCACGACGGCCCAGAGGACGATCTTGATGAAGGTCTGTTGCCTCATCTGGCTCAGCATGGGAGGAACCCTCCTGGTTGGAATTCAAGTGCAAGGGCCGCCGGAACAGGCGACCCTTTGCGAAGCGGGAAATTAGCACAACTTTCGCCGCTTCGCAATCCGCATTTCTCCGGCTTGAGATCGCCGGCGAATTGCGCTATGGTAGGCAGACACTCCAGGAAAAAGGGAATATGAGTCGCTCTTTCGTCCATCTGCATAATCACTCGGACTACAGCCTGCTTGACGGAGCCATCCCCGTAGGGAAACTGGTGGAAGCGGCCGTGGAGCAGGGCATGCCTGCCATTGCCTTGACCGACCACGGCAATCTATTCGGAGCCATCAACTTCTATCTTGCGGCAAAGAAGGCAGGGATCCGGCCGATTATTGGCATGGAGGCCTATTCCACCCCCGGAAGTCGGCATGACCGCGCCACAGGAAACGGCAGGGGCTCCCGGAGTCACCACCTCGTCCTTCTCGCCCGCAACCTTGAAGGTTTTCACAACCTCATTCAACTGAGCAGCCATGCCTATCTGGAGGGCTTCTACTACAAGCCGAGGCTTGACCGGGAACTCCTGAAGAGACACTCCGCAGGACTCATTGCTACGACTGCTTGCATGTCCGGGGAAGTGAACCGGCACTTCATCGATGGCCAATATGAGGAAGCACGAAGGGTTGCTCTGGAACTGCAGGAGATTTTCGGGGAGGGACATTTCTTTCTGGAAATCCAGAATCACGGGCTCGAAGAGGAAGAGAAAGTCCGAGAGAGTGCGGCCCGGCTTTCCCGGGAAACGGGGATCCCTCTTGTGGCGACCAATGATTGCCACTATCTCCATCGCGAGGACTCCGAAGCCCACAATGTGCTTCTCTGCATCGGCACGGGAAAAACCCTGGACGATGAGAACCGCTTCCAGATGAAGGGAAGCGAACTCTGTTTCAAGTCCTCTGAAGAAATGCAGGAGGTTTTCGCAGACTACCCCGAGGCCTGTGAGAACACCTTGAAGATCGCGGAGCTCTGCGATCTGGAGATCCCGATGGGGGAGAACCTGCTTCCGAATTTTCCTCTTCCCGATAAATACGCAGGGGAAGATGAGTACCTTGCCAAACTGTCTTTGGAGGGTCTGCAAAAGCGTTACGGGGAAGTGACAGAGGATTATCGCGAGCGTCTTGATTATGAGCTGTCGGTGATCCGGAAAATGGGCTTTGCCGGTTACTTCCTTATTACCGCAGACTTCATCGATGCCGCGCGCGAGAGAAACATCGCCGTGGGTCCCGGGCGTGGAAGTGCGGCGGGAAGTCTTGTTTGCTACAGTCTGGGGATCACGGAACTTGATCCTATCTTCCACGGGCTCCTTTTTGAGCGTTTTCTCAATCCCGACCGAATCTCGATGCCTGATATCGACATTGACTTCGATTACGAGCGACGGGGAGAAGTGATCGACTATGTCGCCGCAAAGTACGGCGAAGAGAATGTCTGCCAGATCATCACCTACGGAACCATGAAGGCGCGGGCTGTGATTCGTGACGTGGGCCGCGTTCTCGGTCTTCCCTATGGGGAGGTGGACCGCATTGCGAAGATGATTCCTGAAGACTTGGGCATGACTCTCGATCGTGCTCTGGACATCAATCCCGATCTGAGGGCTCTGGCCTCCGAGAGCGAGACTCACGACAAGTTGATCCGCTACAGCCAGACTCTGGAGGGTCTCATCCGCCATGCTTCCACCCACGCTGCGGGTGTGCTGATTACCCCCGACCCTCTCGTAGAACACATTCCCCTGTTCCGAAACAACCGCGAGGAAACCACTACGCAGTGGGACATGGTTACCTGCGAACAGGTAGGTCTGCTCAAGATGGACTTCCTGGGTCTTCGCACCCTGACCGTGATTGAAAACGCGCTGAAGATCATCAATCACGGACGCCCCGATGATGAGCAGATGCAGGCGAGTGACATTCCCCTTGATGACAAGGCCACTTATGATCTGATGAAAAAGGGAGACACCATCGGGCTCTTCCAGATTGAGTCCTCCGGGATGCGTGACATCCTTCAGCGGCTCGTTCCCGACTGCTTTGAAGATATCGTGGCTGTCAATGCACTCTTCCGTCCCGGCCCTCTGGGCAGTGGTATGACCGATGATTTCATAGAAAGAAAACGCGGTCGCAAGCACATTGCCTATCCGCATGAAGACCTCAAGTCCGTTCTGGAGGAAACGCACGGAACGATCCTCTATCAGGAACAGGTCATGAAGATTGCGCAGATCTATGCCGGCTTCAGCCCCGGACAGGCAGATGAGCTTCGAAAGGCCATGGGCAAGAAGAAGATGGACATGATTGCCCGCATCAAGCTCGGCTTTATCGAAGGCGCGGTGAAGATAGGGCGCGACCGCAATAAGGCGGAAGATCTCTTCGATCTTGTCGAACACTTCGGCGGCTATGGTTTCAACAAGAGCCACTCGGCGGCCTATGCCGTTCTCTCTGTCAGGACCGGCTATCTGAAAGCTCACTATCCGGCCGCTTATCTGGCTGCCTGCATGAGTAGCGAGATGGGCAATACGAGCCGGATCGTGATTCTGATGAACGAGTGCCGAAGCCATGGCATCGAGGTGGTTCCTCCCGATGTGCAGAAGAGTTGGCGGGAGTTCCGCGTGGTCGACGGTCGGGTTTTCTTCGGGCTGGGAGCGGTCAAGAATGTGGGGGATGGTGCTATCGAGGAAATCCTTCGCGCTCGGGGGGAAGAGGGGGGCTTCCGCGACCTTCACCATTTCTGCGAGAGCCTGGATCTTCGAAAGGTCAACAAGAAGGTGCTCGAGAGCCTGGTCCTTGCCGGTGCGATGGACACTCTGGGGCCGAACCGACCGAGCATTCTGGCCAGTCTGGAAGATGCCATGCGTTCTGCGCAGAGTCGGCAGCGGGATCTGGCTGCCGGTCAGATGAACCTGCTTGATTCCCTTTCAAGCGACGAACAGGATGCCACACGCCCCGGTCTGTCGGAGCTTCCTCCCTGGGAGAGGGGAGACCTTCTGGCCAGGGAGAAGGAAGTGCTGGGCTTCTTCGTTTCCGGACATCCTCTGGACAGGGTGAGAAGGCTGGTGGAGAGCCTTCCTGTGTCGGATGCGGATCGCCTGAGCCGTGTGGCCGATGGTAGCATTGTTCGCACCCTGGGTCTCATTACAGGCGTGAGCCGGAAAACCGACAGCAAGGGCCGCACGATGGCTTTCCTCAGCGTGGAAGATTTCATGGGTTCCTACGAGGTGATTGTCTTCTCTTCCGCCTATCAGAAGCTGTCCGAAAAGCTGAGCGAGGACCGGATTCTCGCTTTCGAAGGCAAGGCGAATGTGAAAGAGGAAGGGGAGGTGAAACTCCTGCTGGACGAGGCGCTGGACCTGGAAGAAGCGCTGGAAAAGTGGCCGCGTCAGGTGCACTTCTATCTGGGAGAGGATTTTCAGCCGGAGTGGCTTCCGGAACTGGAAGAAGAACTCCGGCAGCATGAAGGAAGCCGGGAGCTTGTCTTTCACCTGCCCGGGCAGGAGGGACAGGATCTACAGGTGCGGGCCCGCGGTCTTTCCATTCGAACGGGAGAGTGGATGGGGGACTTCCTGGAGAAACACTCCGAACGACTCAGTTGCCGTTTTGTTCTTGCAAAGGCCAGCAGCGCAGGCAACGGACATTTCCGCTCCCGATACCGAAGCTAGTCCAGAAGAGCCTCGATGTGGGGCCACTGTTTCTGGGCCTCTTCATAACCACTCTGGACAATTTCCCGAATCTTCTTGAGGTCTCCGCTCATCTCCATGGGAATGCGTGGAGCTACTGCGTGTGGGTATTGATCCATCAGTTGCCTCGAATAGTCATCCTGCTGAATCAGCCCGAGTGCCCGCCACATGACATAGACAATGGCCGGTGCCTTGCCGCGATGCAGTTCCTGTTCTTTTTCGAAGTGCTCTCTCTCCCGACCGACCTCCGTATCGCTGGGGAGGCGTCGGAGGGCGCGGACAGGGATCACAGGAAACCCGCAACCTTCCAATGCCCGGGCAGGAACCGGGCAGGTGATGCCACCGTCCACCAGATAGGTGTCCTGCCAGGGTTTGGGTACAAAGATGCCGGGCATGGAGATTGAGGCGCGGATGGCGACCCGGGCGCTCCCGGTTCGGAGAACCACCTCCGATCCGCGGATCAGATCCGTGGCATTGATCACCAGAGGGATGGAGGCATCTTCCAGCAGGAAGTCCCCGCCCATGAGATCCTCGATCCTGTCCATCAGCTTCGTTCCCCGGAAGAGCCCAGGGCGAAAGAGGCTCAAGTCACGAATCAACAGTGCCTTGGGATGGAGCTTGTCGAAAAACTCCGCCAGAAGTTCCTCCACAGCCCGGGCATCCGGGTTCCGGCTGTAAAGGGCAGAAACGATGGCGCCCATGCTCGTTCCGCCCAGAATTCGGACGGGAACCTGCTTTTCCTCCAGAAGACGGAGCAATCCGAGGGCAATTACCCCGAAGGGGACCCCACCGCCCATGGCAACGGCGACCCCTCTGCTGCCCTGAGAGCCTTGTTTTTCCTGCATTTCTTGCCTCTTGCTGAAAACAGCTTTTCTTTGACGACCCGGGAAGACTCGACTAGAATCTCCCATTCAGCGGACGGAAGCATTGAAGAACAGGAGCAGCATGGCCGTCAAGGCAGTTCGAAAGAATCCGGGCAAAGACGCAAACCTGGATCTCTTCGATGGGGCGAAAAGCACCTCGAAGAAAGAAACCCCGGCTCCCGAGAAAAAGACGGGCAAGACGACGCGTTCCCATGCTCGCAGGAAGAACCATGCAGAGAGCATGGCGGCAAAACAGCGGGAAATCTCCATCAGCGAGTTCTTTACGAAGAATCGCCACCTTCTGGGTTTTGACAATCCCAGCAAGGCTCTGCTGACCACGATCAAGGAAGCCGTAGACAACAGTCTGGATGCCTGTGAAGAGGCTGACATTCTGCCGGATATCCGGGTGGAAGTGCAGATGAAGGCGGAGGACCGTTTCTGTGTCCGGGTTCGGGACAATGGACCGGGAATTGTGAAGCAGCAGATTCCCCGCATCTTCGGAAAACTTCTCTATGGTTCCAAGTTCCATTCTCTCAAGCAAAGTCGTGGACAGCAGGGCATTGGCATCTCTGCGGCCGGCATGTACGGGCAGTTGACCACGGGGCAGCCGGTGAGGATT from Candidatus Krumholzibacteriia bacterium harbors:
- a CDS encoding peptidylprolyl isomerase, giving the protein MLSQMRQQTFIKIVLWAVVISFVATMVFVWGADFQGMDCSQGAAPQGQRFVAMVGESPIQLREFDQRYRQSISDAASQRPPGQAITEDERLRILDQVFDQMVNESLFQLEVDRLGLHPTEEEIANVLINDPPEFLRQQFQDENGQFNEEIYRQALTDPRINWVPIEDAVRKNLPFSRLQQIFSSQMHISMGEVAQEFSLRNDKIEGIFTGMAWRDQDLEDEDPGDEQLQSYLDSHPEDFTDPERYQIQFVRFGREASEEDIAYVRGRMDFLMEELEAGAEFASLARDYSDDSGTAENGGDLSWFSRGRMVPEFDEAVFALEDGDTSEPVLSDFGFHLIRRMGSRKNETGEEEIQASHILMKVEPSYATLDSVASLADTLQTRAIEMESLLDAGTSLGLEVQQPSPFGSLDNVEGLGRAFAISAVAARMEEGEVSRRFRARDADFVIQLLEVLPEQTSSLEDSRARVLRAWEDDQKKSRARSRVEKIAGMIEDGSKLKLAAGEQGFELQEKEFGYKDYLPGVGSQTSFHLAAYMMPVNAISGVIETPQGFWVLEKTAHKKADIAGLEEDQKEITETLLAQAQQAWFEDWLKGLKDRYEVLDFRSEIYN
- the dnaE gene encoding DNA polymerase III subunit alpha encodes the protein MSRSFVHLHNHSDYSLLDGAIPVGKLVEAAVEQGMPAIALTDHGNLFGAINFYLAAKKAGIRPIIGMEAYSTPGSRHDRATGNGRGSRSHHLVLLARNLEGFHNLIQLSSHAYLEGFYYKPRLDRELLKRHSAGLIATTACMSGEVNRHFIDGQYEEARRVALELQEIFGEGHFFLEIQNHGLEEEEKVRESAARLSRETGIPLVATNDCHYLHREDSEAHNVLLCIGTGKTLDDENRFQMKGSELCFKSSEEMQEVFADYPEACENTLKIAELCDLEIPMGENLLPNFPLPDKYAGEDEYLAKLSLEGLQKRYGEVTEDYRERLDYELSVIRKMGFAGYFLITADFIDAARERNIAVGPGRGSAAGSLVCYSLGITELDPIFHGLLFERFLNPDRISMPDIDIDFDYERRGEVIDYVAAKYGEENVCQIITYGTMKARAVIRDVGRVLGLPYGEVDRIAKMIPEDLGMTLDRALDINPDLRALASESETHDKLIRYSQTLEGLIRHASTHAAGVLITPDPLVEHIPLFRNNREETTTQWDMVTCEQVGLLKMDFLGLRTLTVIENALKIINHGRPDDEQMQASDIPLDDKATYDLMKKGDTIGLFQIESSGMRDILQRLVPDCFEDIVAVNALFRPGPLGSGMTDDFIERKRGRKHIAYPHEDLKSVLEETHGTILYQEQVMKIAQIYAGFSPGQADELRKAMGKKKMDMIARIKLGFIEGAVKIGRDRNKAEDLFDLVEHFGGYGFNKSHSAAYAVLSVRTGYLKAHYPAAYLAACMSSEMGNTSRIVILMNECRSHGIEVVPPDVQKSWREFRVVDGRVFFGLGAVKNVGDGAIEEILRARGEEGGFRDLHHFCESLDLRKVNKKVLESLVLAGAMDTLGPNRPSILASLEDAMRSAQSRQRDLAAGQMNLLDSLSSDEQDATRPGLSELPPWERGDLLAREKEVLGFFVSGHPLDRVRRLVESLPVSDADRLSRVADGSIVRTLGLITGVSRKTDSKGRTMAFLSVEDFMGSYEVIVFSSAYQKLSEKLSEDRILAFEGKANVKEEGEVKLLLDEALDLEEALEKWPRQVHFYLGEDFQPEWLPELEEELRQHEGSRELVFHLPGQEGQDLQVRARGLSIRTGEWMGDFLEKHSERLSCRFVLAKASSAGNGHFRSRYRS
- a CDS encoding patatin-like phospholipase family protein gives rise to the protein MQEKQGSQGSRGVAVAMGGGVPFGVIALGLLRLLEEKQVPVRILGGTSMGAIVSALYSRNPDARAVEELLAEFFDKLHPKALLIRDLSLFRPGLFRGTKLMDRIEDLMGGDFLLEDASIPLVINATDLIRGSEVVLRTGSARVAIRASISMPGIFVPKPWQDTYLVDGGITCPVPARALEGCGFPVIPVRALRRLPSDTEVGREREHFEKEQELHRGKAPAIVYVMWRALGLIQQDDYSRQLMDQYPHAVAPRIPMEMSGDLKKIREIVQSGYEEAQKQWPHIEALLD